The genomic stretch CGGACAGCCGAGCCGCCGCTTCGCGAACCCGAACGGGCACGTCGTCACGCGGCGCGACCTGGCTCCACGCCGCGTGCCACTCGTGATGGAGCTCGATGTGGTCTGGCAACCGCTCGCGGCAGAGCTCCACCGACTGGAGCGTCGCTGCGTACCACCGCAACCGGTGAAACGGCCCTCCGCGCATGGCCTCGAGCTCGGTGAGGAGGGCGGGCAGCAGCTCCGCGAAGGATCCATGGCTCATGAGGAGTCGAGTCTCCGCGTCCGCTTGGGCCCGGTCGCGCGGTACGCCCCGACCGGCGGCGATGGCGCGCACTCGTCCGGTCGCGTCGTCGACGAGGAAGGTCAGCGTGAGCTCGTACCCGCGACGCTCCCGCACCGAGCGGATCGTCCACGCCTGCTCCGCCCACGACTCTTGCAACGGTGTCACCCCGACGTGGTCCCAGCCGTGCTCGGCCAGCCCGTGCAGCAGCGCTCGCTCGAACGCCCTCACGCCGCTACCAGCGCCCGCTCGATCCGCCGCCGCTCGAGCGCCCTCCGCCGCCTCCGCCGAAGGAGGAGGAGCCACCACTCGAGAAGCCGCTGCCGCCGCCGCTGTTCTGGCGCGGCTTCGGCTTGCGAGGGATGACCCGGGTGTGGGTCGACGACCGACGGCAGTGCGCGCAGCTGACGGTGACCTCGGCCAGGCCGGTGCTGTGCTCGGTGGCGGCCTGAATGGTCCGGCTCACCGACGACTGGGTGCGCGCGCCGCATCCGTCGCAGGTGCGGTAGCGCGTGAAAATCGCGGCGTAGCGCCGCTCGATGAGGTGGTCGCACGACTGACAGGCCCAGACGTCGTAGTCGACGCTGCCGACCTCCTCCTCCTTGCGCTCGGCGGAGCTCAGGTGCGCGTCGTCCTCGACCTCACCGAAGCGCATCATGGGCGAGCCGCACTCTTCGCACTTGCGCGGTCGGTATCGGAGGATGAGCCGCAGCGCGACCACGAGGAGGAGCAGGAGCACACCGAGCGCGACCCAGAGGCCGTATCCACCGAGCGCGCCCGACACCTGTTGGAAGAACGTCGGCGACTCGTAGGCCCGAGCCGGGACATGCGCCGGCGGCTGATACGGGCGTCGCGAGGGGACCACCAGACGCTTGGTCGCGCTCCCCTCCGTGGCCCCCTCGTGGCGGGGGTGGACCAGGCCGCCGGGCCCGGCCGAGAAGAGGTTGGACGCCGCGTACCTCGCCCCCTCGAGCATCGCCTCGTTCGGCGAGCCTCGCCGGAACGCCGGCACGATGACCTCGTTCATCACCCGATCGGAGCGCGCGGTGTTGGCCGGCGTGTCCAGATCGTCTCCCAGCGTGATCTCGGCCGCGCGGTCCTCGATGGCCGCATAGAGCAGGACTCCATCGTTGTCGTCGGGGCCGCCGAGACGCCAGGCGTTGAACAGGTCGAGCGCGTACTGGGCGGGGCCTCGCGCGCCCGCGGTGGGCATCACGACGACCGCCAGCTCGTGCCCGGCGCTCGCGACGCGATCGCACTCCCGCTGGATGGCCTCGACCGTGCTCGCGTCGAGCGCGCCGGCGCGATCGAGCACGCACCCGGAGGGCCGTGGGAGCGCGGCCGGATCGGGCTGGGCCAGCGCCAGCGCGGGGCCGAACACCAGCGCCGACACCGCGAGGACGGCCCACCCGCGGATCGCGGTCAT from Sandaracinaceae bacterium encodes the following:
- a CDS encoding TPM domain-containing protein — protein: MTAIRGWAVLAVSALVFGPALALAQPDPAALPRPSGCVLDRAGALDASTVEAIQRECDRVASAGHELAVVVMPTAGARGPAQYALDLFNAWRLGGPDDNDGVLLYAAIEDRAAEITLGDDLDTPANTARSDRVMNEVIVPAFRRGSPNEAMLEGARYAASNLFSAGPGGLVHPRHEGATEGSATKRLVVPSRRPYQPPAHVPARAYESPTFFQQVSGALGGYGLWVALGVLLLLLVVALRLILRYRPRKCEECGSPMMRFGEVEDDAHLSSAERKEEEVGSVDYDVWACQSCDHLIERRYAAIFTRYRTCDGCGARTQSSVSRTIQAATEHSTGLAEVTVSCAHCRRSSTHTRVIPRKPKPRQNSGGGSGFSSGGSSSFGGGGGGRSSGGGSSGRW